Genomic segment of Paenibacillus macerans:
TAAATAATGCATATTGAACTATTTTTGGGGTTGGAGCGGGATGGCCCGCGAATATGTAACGGATTGAATTGAGGGGGATTCTACAATATAATTTAAATCAATTGTATGGACATGGTAGAATGGAGCAATCAGGTTTTCCTGGCTTGAATAAAGGAGGGCAACAAAGTGAGTATCCAGATGAAAGACGTTGAACATGTGGCCAAGCTGGCCCGCTTGCATTTGACCGACGAGGAGCGGGAAATGTTCACGGAACAATTGAACGCTATTTTACAATATGCCGAGAAGTTAAACGAGCTGGACACCGATCAAATCGAGCCGACGACGCATGTGCTGCATCTCAGCAACG
This window contains:
- the gatC gene encoding Asp-tRNA(Asn)/Glu-tRNA(Gln) amidotransferase subunit GatC, producing the protein MSIQMKDVEHVAKLARLHLTDEEREMFTEQLNAILQYAEKLNELDTDQIEPTTHVLHLSNVMREDVVKESLPPEKVFLNAPDEEDGQFKVPAVLE